A window from Kluyveromyces lactis strain NRRL Y-1140 chromosome E complete sequence encodes these proteins:
- the PRX1 gene encoding thioredoxin peroxidase PRX1 (similar to uniprot|P34227 Saccharomyces cerevisiae YBL064C PRX1 Mitochondrial peroxiredoxin (1-Cys Prx) with thioredoxin peroxidase activity has a role in reduction of hydroperoxides induced during respiratory growth and under conditions of oxidative stress), which produces MMFQRALLQTKSSVLRQQPLRTSVRFIRTFKQEDQPRLRINSVAPNFTADTTAGKVNFHEYIGNSWAVLFSHPADFTPVCTTELGAFAKLKPEFDQRNVKLIGLSAEGIESHQKWIKDIEEVSQLDKFTFPIIADVDREVSFLYDMVDEEGFKNLNNGIVATIRSVYIIDPSKKIRLIITYPASVGRNSSEVLRVIDALQKGDSKGVVTPIDWQPGQDVIIPPTVSDADASKKFGDFKTIKPYLRFTKA; this is translated from the coding sequence ATGATGTTCCAACGTGCTTTGCTTCAAACAAAGAGTTCTGTATTGCGCCAGCAACCTCTCAGAACTTCTGTTAGATTCATCAGAACTTTCAAGCAAGAAGACCAACCAAGATTGAGAATCAACTCTGTTGCTCCAAATTTCACAGCTGATACTACTGCGGGTAAGGTCAATTTCCATGAATACATTGGGAACTCGTGGGctgttcttttctctcACCCAGCTGATTTCACCCCAGTGTGCACAACTGAATTGGGTGCCTTTGCCAAGTTGAAGCCAGAATTCGACCAAAGAAACGTGAAGTTGATTGGTCTATCTGCTGAAGGTATAGAATCCCATCAAAAATGGATCAAGGACATTGAAGAAGTGTCTCAATTAGACAAGTTCACTTTCCCAATCATCGCTGATGTTGACAGAGAAGTATCTTTCCTATACGATATGGTCGACGAAGAAggtttcaagaatttgaacaatggAATCGTTGCTACCATCAGATCCGTATACATCATCGATCcatcaaagaagatcagATTGATTATCACTTACCCAGCCTCTGTCGGTAGAAACTCCTCCGAAGTGTTGAGAGTCATTGACGCCTTGCAAAAGGGTGACTCCAAGGGTGTTGTCACTCCAATTGACTGGCAACCAGGTCAAGATGTCATCATCCCACCAACTGTGTCCGATGCTGATGCGTCCAAGAAGTTCGGTGATTTCAAGACTATTAAACCATACTTGAGATTCACCAAGGCATAA